From the Oceanobacillus kimchii X50 genome, the window CTGAAGAACAAAGAAATACATATAGTACCTACATTAAACAACATGCAATCGCCTATCAAATTTCATTTGTTGATAATACCATTATTGATGAAATTAATATATATGAAGCATCAAAACAGGCAATGAAACAAGCAATTAGTGGACTAGAACCATACCCAGACCATGCATTAATAGATGCTGTCCCGTTAGAAGGACTAAACTGCACATATGAAGCAATTATTAAAGGCGACGCTGCTAGCGTACATATAGCGGCAGCTAGTATTTTAGCAAAAGTTGCACGTGACAATTGGATGAAAGAGTTACATGAGGAATATCCAGTATATGGATTTAATTCCAATATGGGCTACGGTACTAAGGAACACCTCCAGGCTTTAGAAAACTATGGTGTTACTCCTTATCATCGTTATTCGTTTGCGCCTGTACATAAATATCCATTTACATCATCATTGAAAAAATAATCGGAGGTGATTCTATGAGTATTCATCGTTT encodes:
- a CDS encoding ribonuclease HII, whose amino-acid sequence is MKSASIANIKSQLNNGELNNKDIEELYKDSRKGVQALLKRYEKQQEKQVALEQAFIKMSTYENEAYRNGNHYIAGVDEVGRGPLAGPVVAAAVILPKDFYLLGINDSKKLSEEQRNTYSTYIKQHAIAYQISFVDNTIIDEINIYEASKQAMKQAISGLEPYPDHALIDAVPLEGLNCTYEAIIKGDAASVHIAAASILAKVARDNWMKELHEEYPVYGFNSNMGYGTKEHLQALENYGVTPYHRYSFAPVHKYPFTSSLKK